In one Dehalogenimonas formicexedens genomic region, the following are encoded:
- a CDS encoding multicopper oxidase family protein, whose translation MEKFNFTRMTRRSFIKATGLAGAALGTIAATGLQLVDSKRVHAANLTDASFTPQTPLEDSTTIEQFAQPLPLLSVAGGPIQTIVAGASQIGISMEEFRARMLPDSFAPASGGNYDGTWVWGYLSAGTDKGPTRETYTGPVLVATRGKPTEFKFTNNLGTTDSTQIQAYTYSIDQSLHWANPNGVPRYVEYDTPDPKFIGNPAHYSGPIPAAVHLHGAEDPAAIDGGPESWFVSDGSKVGKAFYSKDGNSAKNYCIYRYPNVQEAAPLWFHDHTLGATRLNVYCGLAGAYALIDPNLSLPPGLNATGLRGGALGPNPSDDTLVPLVIQDRKFDTDGQLYFTGGPDDPDNPSPTPDHLYWSPEFFGNTIAVNGKVWPYLEVKAQRYRFFLINGSNARTYRLTFQDTAATVNSAHPVIWQIGTDQGYLDKPVRLTELMVMPGERAEFIIDFAGLSDGTKLVLNNLGPDSPFGGDLNDQAVPSTTGRVMQFVVVSGASLVDTSFDPSVAGASIRSKKDAIVRLVDPAAGTLAKGVVADLTRSLVLVEIAKYEPDGVNLDGKFFAGGPAEVLVNNSKWMGLRPSDSDPNEMMRPPLIPVNGGVADGVGNWLTELPKEGDTEIWEIVNTTMDAHPIHTHLAQFQLMNRQSFYLGDGAPDGYQAVYNGSFPGSEFIPAYGPPLSYGPSTASGNKYGGNPDVSPFLDGDVLPPKPNEAGWKDTVLALPGYVTRFVVRWAATDLGIKNNSNAASLRYDFIPNDAIPGRSGAIYDYVWHCHIVDHEDNEMMRPDAVVPDPRTPLAARKFKMGIDY comes from the coding sequence ATGGAAAAGTTCAATTTTACACGGATGACGCGTCGGAGTTTCATTAAGGCAACCGGGCTTGCCGGGGCTGCTCTTGGAACGATAGCAGCTACTGGTCTTCAGTTGGTCGATTCTAAGCGGGTCCACGCAGCAAATCTGACCGATGCTTCTTTTACGCCTCAAACGCCTCTCGAAGATTCAACGACAATCGAGCAATTCGCTCAACCATTGCCCCTGCTGAGTGTGGCAGGCGGACCGATCCAGACTATCGTGGCCGGTGCATCCCAGATTGGGATCAGCATGGAGGAATTTAGAGCCAGGATGCTGCCTGACTCTTTCGCGCCTGCGTCAGGCGGTAACTATGACGGCACCTGGGTCTGGGGATATTTGTCCGCCGGCACGGACAAGGGCCCAACGCGTGAAACTTACACGGGGCCGGTCTTAGTGGCAACCCGTGGAAAACCGACCGAATTCAAATTTACGAACAACCTGGGCACCACAGATTCAACCCAAATTCAGGCCTATACCTACTCAATAGACCAGAGTCTTCACTGGGCCAACCCCAACGGGGTCCCGAGGTATGTCGAGTATGACACTCCCGACCCGAAGTTCATTGGCAACCCGGCTCATTACTCCGGTCCCATACCCGCGGCAGTGCATCTACATGGTGCTGAGGATCCCGCGGCGATCGACGGAGGTCCCGAGTCGTGGTTTGTTAGCGATGGCAGTAAGGTCGGCAAAGCATTTTATTCCAAGGATGGGAATTCTGCTAAAAACTATTGCATCTATCGATACCCTAATGTTCAAGAGGCCGCGCCTTTGTGGTTCCATGATCACACCCTTGGAGCTACCCGCCTTAACGTCTATTGCGGCTTGGCTGGCGCTTATGCGCTCATCGATCCCAACTTGTCCCTTCCCCCGGGTCTAAATGCGACAGGTTTAAGAGGCGGCGCATTAGGTCCAAACCCGTCGGATGATACCCTCGTTCCGCTCGTCATCCAGGACCGGAAATTCGATACGGATGGTCAGTTGTACTTCACCGGCGGGCCGGATGATCCGGACAATCCCAGCCCGACTCCTGATCACCTGTACTGGTCGCCTGAATTTTTCGGCAATACCATCGCCGTCAACGGGAAGGTTTGGCCCTACCTGGAAGTTAAGGCTCAGCGGTATCGCTTTTTCCTGATCAACGGGTCAAACGCACGGACTTACCGCTTGACCTTCCAGGATACCGCGGCTACCGTAAATTCGGCTCACCCTGTCATCTGGCAGATCGGCACTGATCAGGGATATCTGGACAAACCCGTCCGTTTGACCGAACTCATGGTCATGCCAGGTGAACGCGCGGAATTCATTATCGATTTTGCCGGGCTCTCCGACGGAACCAAATTGGTCCTTAACAATCTCGGACCGGATTCTCCGTTCGGTGGCGACCTGAATGATCAGGCTGTTCCATCCACGACTGGCAGGGTCATGCAGTTTGTGGTTGTGAGCGGAGCGTCCTTAGTGGACACGAGCTTCGATCCGTCGGTCGCTGGCGCTTCGATCAGGAGTAAAAAAGACGCCATCGTAAGATTGGTTGATCCTGCGGCCGGGACCCTTGCCAAAGGTGTTGTTGCTGATCTCACTAGGTCCCTGGTGCTGGTGGAGATTGCAAAGTACGAGCCCGACGGTGTTAATCTCGACGGCAAGTTTTTCGCCGGTGGCCCTGCCGAAGTGCTGGTTAACAACTCTAAATGGATGGGATTACGGCCGAGCGACTCAGACCCGAATGAGATGATGCGTCCGCCTTTGATTCCAGTCAATGGCGGAGTTGCGGACGGCGTCGGCAACTGGCTTACCGAGTTGCCTAAAGAGGGCGATACTGAAATCTGGGAAATCGTCAATACGACTATGGATGCCCATCCCATTCACACTCATCTGGCGCAATTCCAGTTGATGAACCGGCAGAGCTTCTACCTGGGGGACGGGGCTCCGGACGGTTACCAGGCGGTATACAACGGATCGTTCCCCGGAAGTGAATTTATTCCCGCCTACGGGCCGCCATTGAGCTATGGACCATCAACTGCTTCCGGAAACAAATACGGTGGAAACCCGGATGTTTCACCTTTCTTGGACGGTGACGTTTTGCCTCCTAAACCGAATGAAGCCGGGTGGAAGGACACGGTTCTGGCTCTCCCGGGTTACGTCACCCGGTTTGTGGTAAGGTGGGCGGCCACGGACCTGGGAATCAAGAACAATAGCAACGCAGCTTCGTTGCGTTATGACTTTATCCCGAACGATGCCATTCCCGGCCGTTCCGGGGCGATCTACGATTACGTTTGGCATTGTCATATCGTGGACCATGAAGACAACGAGATGATGAGACCGGATGCCGTCGTCCCGGATCCCAGGACTCCTCTCGCCGCGAGGAAATTCAAGATGGGCATTGACTACTAA
- the hcp gene encoding hydroxylamine reductase, whose protein sequence is MGEMFCFQCEQAVGGKACTKVGACGKPPEVSAAQDELTAALTSLAKTAEGKTPDSSRDGLVMRGLFATVTNVNFDNQDVKGLVEEVRRETRRLGGDTGFKVASLWQGDPDTVSLRSTLLFGLRGMAAYAWHARVLGYTDAEVTGWLYKGLREVGREHSVAEWLELLMEFGRINLKCMELLDAANTGTFGHPVPTQISTAVEPGPFIVMSGHDLLDLKELLDQTAGKGISVYTHGEMLPAHGYPGLKKYPHLKGNFGTAWQNQQQEFAGAPGAFIFNTNCLMPPKASYSDRVFTSAVVAYPGLRHLPETDGRIDYGPAIQKALALGGYPARQEFTGINGGKTLTTGFGREAVMGVAGAVIEAVKSGAVKHFLLVGGCDGAKPGRNYYTELVQKSPADTVILTLACGKYRFNDLDLGTVGGLPRLLDIGQCNDAYSAIRIALALAEAFKCGVNELPLSLVLSWYEQKAVCILLTLLALGIKNIRLGPTLPAFISPNVLGVLVEQFGLKPIDSAETDLKAILG, encoded by the coding sequence TTGGGCGAAATGTTTTGTTTCCAGTGCGAACAGGCGGTCGGCGGCAAAGCCTGCACCAAAGTCGGCGCCTGCGGCAAGCCGCCCGAAGTTTCAGCGGCGCAGGACGAGTTGACGGCCGCCCTTACCAGCCTGGCGAAAACCGCGGAAGGTAAAACCCCTGATTCGTCCAGGGACGGGCTGGTGATGCGGGGGCTGTTTGCCACCGTAACCAATGTCAACTTCGATAACCAGGACGTTAAAGGACTGGTTGAAGAGGTAAGACGCGAAACCCGCCGCCTGGGCGGGGATACCGGCTTCAAGGTCGCGTCCCTGTGGCAGGGCGACCCCGACACCGTTTCACTGCGCTCGACGCTGCTATTCGGACTGCGCGGCATGGCCGCCTACGCCTGGCATGCCCGCGTCCTGGGCTACACCGACGCCGAGGTGACCGGCTGGTTGTACAAAGGCCTCCGCGAGGTCGGCCGGGAGCATTCCGTGGCCGAATGGCTGGAACTGCTGATGGAATTCGGCCGCATCAACCTGAAATGCATGGAACTGCTCGACGCCGCCAACACGGGAACCTTCGGCCATCCGGTTCCCACCCAGATCAGCACCGCGGTCGAACCCGGTCCTTTCATCGTCATGAGCGGCCACGACCTCCTGGACCTGAAGGAACTCCTGGATCAAACGGCGGGGAAGGGTATCAGCGTCTATACCCACGGCGAAATGCTGCCCGCCCACGGCTATCCCGGCCTGAAGAAGTACCCCCACCTGAAGGGCAATTTCGGCACGGCGTGGCAAAACCAGCAGCAGGAATTCGCCGGCGCCCCCGGCGCTTTCATCTTCAACACCAACTGTCTCATGCCGCCCAAGGCTTCATATTCCGACCGGGTCTTCACCTCCGCCGTGGTCGCCTATCCCGGTCTAAGACACCTGCCTGAAACGGATGGGCGGATCGACTATGGTCCGGCCATCCAAAAGGCATTGGCACTGGGAGGCTACCCAGCACGCCAGGAATTCACCGGCATCAACGGCGGAAAGACCCTGACCACCGGTTTCGGCCGGGAAGCGGTCATGGGCGTCGCCGGAGCCGTCATTGAGGCGGTAAAAAGCGGCGCGGTGAAGCATTTCCTGCTCGTCGGCGGCTGCGACGGCGCCAAACCCGGCCGTAACTACTATACCGAGCTGGTCCAGAAATCGCCCGCCGATACGGTCATCCTGACCCTTGCCTGCGGTAAATACCGCTTCAACGACCTCGACCTGGGAACTGTCGGCGGCCTGCCGCGCCTCCTCGATATCGGCCAGTGCAACGACGCCTATTCAGCGATCAGGATCGCCCTGGCCCTGGCGGAAGCCTTCAAATGCGGTGTCAACGAGTTGCCGCTGTCCCTGGTGTTGTCCTGGTACGAACAGAAAGCGGTCTGCATCCTGCTGACCCTGCTGGCGCTGGGCATCAAGAATATCAGGCTGGGCCCGACGCTGCCGGCGTTTATATCACCGAACGTACTTGGGGTTCTGGTCGAACAATTCGGGCTCAAACCCATCGATTCGGCGGAGACTGATCTCAAGGCGATACTGGGTTAA
- a CDS encoding DsbA family oxidoreductase, whose product MGKGLVDSFRDEFDIDDTWLGFEIHPETPPEGADVRNRYNPEDIAQLSEMLRRRAEELGLPYDPAPILANSALALAAAEFARDNGRFREFHHEMLSAVFARGQNIGSRDVIRETASRAGLDGAAMLKAIDQGAYVERLRESQAQGHELGVTGVPTFIINDRYAIVGAQPIETFRRVLRQAQAAS is encoded by the coding sequence ATCGGCAAGGGACTTGTCGACAGTTTCAGAGACGAATTCGATATCGATGACACCTGGCTCGGGTTCGAGATTCACCCGGAAACGCCGCCGGAAGGGGCCGACGTCAGGAATCGTTACAACCCCGAGGATATCGCCCAGTTATCGGAGATGCTGCGCCGCCGGGCGGAGGAACTCGGACTCCCCTATGACCCGGCGCCCATCCTGGCAAATTCCGCCCTGGCTCTGGCCGCGGCTGAATTCGCCCGCGACAACGGCCGTTTCCGGGAATTTCACCATGAGATGCTTTCGGCGGTCTTCGCCCGGGGCCAGAACATCGGGTCGAGAGACGTCATCCGGGAGACCGCCAGCCGCGCCGGCCTGGATGGGGCGGCGATGCTGAAGGCGATCGATCAAGGGGCATATGTCGAACGTCTGCGAGAATCGCAGGCCCAGGGACATGAACTGGGCGTCACCGGAGTCCCGACCTTCATCATCAACGACCGCTACGCTATCGTCGGCGCTCAGCCAATCGAGACCTTCCGGCGTGTTCTCCGGCAGGCCCAGGCAGCTTCCTGA
- a CDS encoding ParB N-terminal domain-containing protein, translating to MKIITLPLTVLVEAPWNPNQMDEAGFERLKNSLTRYGLVEPLVVRPIQSLYEVLSGNQRLKVIKDIGIELVPCVVVDLKDAEAMLLAQALNGLRGQDDLALKGALLKEILSSIPESEVLSVLPETSQSLSTLSTISEGTLAEHLEAWEQAQAARLSHMQLQFTRPQLETVQEALARILPVAKDSSKDNPNTRGTAMYLLCKFFLERYQPE from the coding sequence ATGAAAATCATCACCCTGCCTCTGACCGTTTTGGTGGAAGCACCTTGGAACCCGAATCAGATGGACGAAGCTGGATTCGAACGCCTGAAAAACAGCCTCACCCGATACGGTCTAGTTGAGCCTCTGGTGGTGAGGCCAATACAAAGCCTATACGAAGTCCTGTCTGGAAATCAGCGGCTGAAGGTGATCAAGGACATCGGGATCGAGCTGGTTCCTTGCGTCGTTGTTGACCTGAAAGATGCCGAAGCCATGCTTTTGGCACAGGCACTCAATGGTCTTAGGGGCCAAGACGACCTTGCTCTGAAGGGTGCTCTTCTTAAAGAGATTCTCTCGTCCATTCCCGAAAGTGAAGTGTTATCTGTTCTTCCGGAAACTTCACAAAGCCTTTCGACTCTTTCCACCATCAGTGAAGGCACTCTAGCTGAGCATCTTGAGGCCTGGGAGCAGGCGCAAGCCGCCAGGCTTTCTCATATGCAGCTGCAATTCACTCGGCCTCAACTCGAAACAGTGCAGGAGGCTCTTGCGAGGATTCTTCCTGTGGCAAAGGACTCAAGCAAAGACAATCCCAATACCCGCGGCACTGCAATGTATCTGCTGTGTAAATTCTTTCTAGAGAGGTATCAACCAGAATGA
- the cysE gene encoding serine O-acetyltransferase, which translates to MFNTIREDINNVFAKDPAARGVFEVVFCYPGLHALWGYRVFHWFWKIRWHFLARWLSHVTRFLTGIEIHPGATIGRRFFIDHGMGVVIGETSIIGDDVLLYKGVVLGGTSLSKGKRHPTLGNNVVIGTNACVLGNITLGDGTRVGAGSVVVRSAPPGSTVVGIPGRVVEEHKPQVVTDLEHGKLPDPVAEAVRYMLAEHAKLDKRLAELEKLGSIITPTDELEDKLKELAKEFNSNS; encoded by the coding sequence ATGTTTAATACCATCCGCGAAGATATCAACAATGTTTTCGCCAAAGACCCGGCAGCGCGGGGCGTTTTCGAGGTCGTTTTCTGCTACCCCGGCTTGCACGCTCTTTGGGGCTACCGTGTCTTCCACTGGTTCTGGAAAATCCGCTGGCACTTCCTGGCGCGGTGGCTTTCCCACGTCACACGATTTCTCACCGGCATTGAGATTCATCCCGGGGCCACCATCGGCCGGCGCTTTTTCATAGATCACGGCATGGGCGTGGTCATCGGCGAAACGAGCATCATCGGCGACGACGTGCTGCTCTATAAGGGGGTGGTGCTGGGCGGTACCAGCCTCTCCAAGGGAAAACGCCACCCGACCTTAGGCAATAATGTCGTCATAGGTACCAACGCCTGCGTACTGGGCAACATCACCCTGGGCGACGGAACGAGGGTGGGGGCAGGTTCGGTGGTGGTTAGAAGCGCACCTCCAGGATCTACAGTGGTGGGCATCCCCGGCCGGGTGGTCGAGGAACACAAACCCCAGGTGGTCACTGACCTTGAACACGGCAAGCTGCCCGACCCGGTCGCCGAAGCAGTGCGCTACATGCTGGCTGAACATGCCAAGCTGGACAAACGGCTAGCGGAACTGGAGAAACTGGGCAGCATCATCACCCCGACGGATGAACTCGAGGACAAGCTAAAGGAATTGGCCAAAGAGTTCAATTCCAACAGCTAG
- the smpB gene encoding SsrA-binding protein SmpB: MSDIRVVATNQKAYHNYFISDPVEAGLVLTGTEIKSLRGGRVSLGDAYVKPENGEMWLLNAHIARYEPGSYMSHEPTRQRKLLIHKKEMRAMLCKIKERGLTLVPTKIYIKGNVAKVEVAVGKGKKLYDKREVIEKRECERELGRILKSRL; encoded by the coding sequence GTGAGTGATATCAGGGTTGTCGCCACCAACCAGAAGGCGTACCACAACTATTTCATCAGCGACCCGGTAGAGGCCGGGCTGGTACTGACCGGCACCGAGATCAAGTCTCTGCGCGGCGGCCGGGTAAGCTTGGGCGATGCCTACGTCAAACCTGAAAACGGCGAGATGTGGCTTTTGAATGCCCATATCGCCCGGTATGAGCCGGGCTCATACATGAGCCATGAGCCGACCCGGCAGCGTAAACTGCTCATTCACAAAAAAGAGATGCGCGCCATGCTCTGCAAAATCAAGGAGCGGGGCTTGACCCTGGTGCCGACCAAGATCTACATCAAGGGCAATGTCGCCAAGGTGGAGGTGGCGGTGGGCAAGGGCAAGAAGCTCTATGACAAGCGCGAGGTCATCGAGAAGCGCGAATGCGAGCGGGAGCTGGGCAGGATTCTCAAGAGCCGGCTCTAA
- the cutA gene encoding divalent-cation tolerance protein CutA has protein sequence MNDFKYTMVFITAADNEEARLIAKMLLEQKKAACVSIMDGMNSAYWWKGAIENATESLLMVKTKAEMLDDIVTAVTEIHSYENPEIIALPVFGGSGSYFEWVDESLEPEAEEPTAT, from the coding sequence ATGAACGATTTCAAATACACGATGGTATTCATCACCGCCGCGGATAACGAAGAGGCCCGGCTTATCGCCAAAATGCTACTCGAGCAGAAGAAAGCTGCCTGCGTCAGCATCATGGACGGCATGAACTCAGCCTACTGGTGGAAGGGCGCCATTGAGAACGCCACCGAGAGCCTGCTGATGGTCAAGACCAAGGCCGAAATGCTGGATGACATTGTCACCGCCGTTACCGAGATCCACAGCTACGAAAATCCGGAGATCATCGCCCTGCCGGTCTTCGGGGGCAGCGGCAGCTATTTCGAATGGGTCGATGAATCGCTCGAACCGGAAGCTGAAGAACCGACCGCCACATAG
- a CDS encoding glutaminyl-peptide cyclotransferase — MIASKIRVTAAAAIIAMALGLQPGCAESPAVSTTATQTTIPPVANYTYRVVNSYPYDRAAFTEGLVYADGFLYESTGLYGQSTVRKVDLATGQVLQSTSLDPKYFGEGLTLWQNSLIQLTWQTHIGFVYSKDNFTVLKSFSYTTEGWGLTQDGTRLIMSDGTSTIYFLDPVTLQATGKIDVRDHGTPVVNINELEYVNGKIYANIWLTDEIAIIDPGTGNVESWVDLTGLLPPFANPVAVDVLNGIAYDPVGKRLFVTGKLWPLLFEIELVPKS; from the coding sequence ATGATAGCGTCGAAAATCAGGGTCACCGCCGCCGCTGCGATAATCGCCATGGCATTGGGCTTACAGCCGGGCTGCGCTGAGTCGCCCGCAGTTTCGACAACCGCCACCCAAACCACAATTCCCCCGGTCGCCAACTACACATACAGGGTCGTCAATTCCTATCCTTACGACCGTGCCGCCTTCACCGAGGGCCTGGTCTACGCCGATGGTTTCCTTTATGAGAGCACCGGCCTCTACGGGCAATCGACGGTTCGGAAAGTGGATCTGGCGACGGGCCAGGTCCTGCAAAGCACGAGCCTCGACCCTAAGTACTTCGGCGAGGGACTAACCCTTTGGCAAAACTCGCTCATCCAGTTGACCTGGCAGACGCATATCGGGTTCGTCTATTCCAAAGATAACTTTACTGTATTGAAAAGTTTCAGTTACACCACTGAAGGCTGGGGGCTTACCCAGGATGGGACGAGGCTCATCATGAGCGACGGCACCTCGACAATATATTTCCTTGATCCTGTTACCCTTCAGGCAACGGGCAAGATCGATGTCAGGGATCATGGCACGCCGGTGGTGAACATCAATGAGCTTGAGTATGTGAACGGCAAGATTTATGCCAATATCTGGTTGACCGATGAAATCGCCATAATCGATCCGGGCACCGGCAACGTGGAATCCTGGGTCGATCTGACCGGCCTGTTGCCGCCGTTTGCCAATCCTGTCGCTGTCGATGTCCTGAACGGGATCGCTTACGATCCGGTGGGAAAGAGGCTCTTCGTCACCGGTAAGCTTTGGCCGCTTTTGTTCGAGATCGAGCTGGTGCCGAAATCGTGA
- a CDS encoding recombinase family protein, which translates to MRVAIYARVSTSDKDQDLATQLMPLREFVKSQSWQTYNEYSDQVSATDIVHRTSWRELLSDASKRRFDLILVWRMDRAFRSVLDAATTLERLKTWGVGLRSYTEPWLDTTSPFGEVLYYITVAYAQMERSILRERVKAGMDRARKQGMQIGRPRVTDRRGFNQTYGAVLERLKAGELSRRQAARELRIGYATFKRLLDADKGRETN; encoded by the coding sequence ATGAGAGTCGCGATTTACGCCAGAGTATCGACCTCGGACAAGGATCAAGACCTTGCCACCCAACTCATGCCTTTAAGAGAGTTCGTAAAGTCGCAGAGTTGGCAGACTTACAATGAATACTCAGATCAAGTGTCTGCCACCGATATTGTCCATAGGACCTCCTGGCGCGAACTTCTTAGTGACGCCAGTAAGCGGCGTTTTGACTTGATCCTTGTCTGGAGAATGGACCGGGCTTTCCGGTCAGTGCTTGATGCCGCGACTACCCTCGAAAGGCTGAAGACCTGGGGAGTCGGTCTTCGTTCTTACACCGAGCCCTGGCTGGACACCACCTCGCCTTTTGGTGAAGTCCTTTATTACATCACTGTCGCTTATGCCCAAATGGAGAGGTCGATCTTGAGAGAAAGGGTTAAGGCCGGCATGGACCGTGCCCGGAAACAGGGGATGCAGATAGGGCGACCAAGGGTAACCGACAGGCGAGGTTTCAATCAGACTTATGGAGCAGTTTTGGAGCGCCTCAAAGCTGGAGAGTTATCAAGACGCCAGGCAGCGAGAGAGCTCCGCATCGGTTATGCCACTTTCAAGCGGTTACTCGACGCTGACAAGGGCAGGGAGACCAACTAG
- the nadA gene encoding quinolinate synthase NadA, whose product MNTDNVAAKIRALAKEKNAVILAHNYQLGEVQDIADFVGDSLELSQKAAASGAKIIVFCGVHFMAETAAIIAPGSRVLLPDAHAGCPMADMITVAGLRRMKEQLPGRPVVCYVNSTAEVKAESDICCTSANAVKVVESIPNPEVIFVPDQYLGYYVQQQTDKRIHFWPGYCPTHARILPEHILELKAEHPNAKAMVHPECRPEVAAVADAVLSTGGMIRYAKNPAYNEFIVGTEMGIIHRLRKENPGKKFYPVSEQAVCPNMKLITLEKVLYTLETEQPEVKVPESVAEKARLAIERMLELKG is encoded by the coding sequence ATGAATACTGATAATGTCGCTGCCAAAATACGGGCGCTGGCCAAGGAAAAGAATGCGGTCATCCTGGCGCACAACTACCAGCTGGGTGAGGTCCAGGACATCGCCGACTTTGTGGGCGATTCACTTGAATTATCACAAAAAGCCGCAGCCTCCGGCGCAAAAATCATCGTCTTCTGCGGCGTCCATTTCATGGCTGAAACGGCCGCCATCATCGCTCCCGGATCCAGGGTCCTGCTGCCGGACGCCCACGCCGGCTGCCCCATGGCCGACATGATCACCGTCGCCGGACTTCGAAGGATGAAAGAACAACTGCCGGGCCGGCCGGTTGTGTGTTATGTGAACTCCACTGCCGAGGTTAAGGCCGAAAGCGACATCTGCTGCACCTCAGCCAATGCGGTGAAGGTTGTCGAGAGCATACCAAATCCCGAGGTCATCTTTGTGCCCGACCAATATTTGGGCTATTACGTTCAGCAGCAAACGGACAAGCGCATCCACTTCTGGCCGGGCTACTGCCCCACCCACGCCCGTATCCTGCCGGAGCATATCCTGGAATTAAAGGCAGAGCATCCGAATGCCAAGGCTATGGTTCACCCGGAGTGTAGGCCTGAAGTAGCCGCGGTTGCCGATGCAGTCCTTTCCACTGGCGGAATGATCCGGTACGCTAAGAATCCGGCATACAACGAGTTCATCGTCGGCACGGAAATGGGTATTATCCATCGCCTTCGAAAAGAAAACCCCGGTAAAAAGTTCTATCCGGTGTCGGAGCAGGCGGTTTGCCCAAATATGAAGCTGATAACCCTCGAAAAGGTTTTATATACCCTCGAAACCGAACAGCCGGAAGTAAAAGTACCCGAATCAGTCGCCGAAAAAGCGCGATTGGCCATCGAAAGAATGCTTGAGTTAAAAGGATAA
- a CDS encoding class I SAM-dependent methyltransferase encodes MAETSQEIKTPAYYSVAYWRKWAGLYDRTTKLAFLPFGGEKRFRRKFVAGAHLKDTDQVLDICCGTGSTTAIIAEEVNQGKIIGVDLSPDMLAVARKKVPAQWVGFERASVDALPFGDNSFDAVLCTYGLHEIPRAIRAGALKEVFRVLRPGGKFMTMDYNLPHRFPARQAVSAFVRIFEHDVAYQMMRGSLAGEVEESGLRVLRKKEALGGMFQIIESVKD; translated from the coding sequence ATGGCCGAAACATCCCAGGAGATCAAAACACCCGCCTACTACAGCGTCGCCTACTGGCGCAAATGGGCCGGACTTTACGACCGGACGACAAAACTGGCTTTTCTTCCCTTCGGCGGCGAAAAGAGATTCCGCCGCAAGTTCGTCGCCGGAGCCCACCTGAAGGACACGGACCAGGTGCTGGACATCTGCTGCGGGACCGGCTCTACCACCGCGATCATCGCGGAGGAGGTAAATCAAGGTAAAATCATCGGTGTCGATCTTTCGCCGGATATGCTGGCTGTCGCCCGGAAGAAAGTGCCGGCTCAGTGGGTCGGTTTCGAACGTGCCAGCGTCGATGCCCTGCCTTTCGGCGATAATTCATTCGATGCGGTGCTGTGCACATACGGCCTTCACGAGATCCCCAGAGCCATCCGCGCCGGTGCTTTGAAGGAGGTTTTCCGCGTCCTCAGGCCGGGTGGCAAGTTCATGACCATGGATTACAACCTGCCCCACCGGTTCCCGGCCCGCCAGGCCGTTTCCGCTTTTGTCCGAATTTTCGAACATGACGTTGCGTACCAGATGATGAGGGGCAGCCTGGCAGGAGAGGTCGAAGAATCAGGCCTGCGGGTGCTCCGCAAAAAAGAGGCGCTGGGGGGGATGTTCCAGATCATCGAGAGTGTTAAGGATTAG